In a single window of the Rhodamnia argentea isolate NSW1041297 chromosome 2, ASM2092103v1, whole genome shotgun sequence genome:
- the LOC115733768 gene encoding purine permease 3-like — protein sequence MRLLLLALNCAMLSVGAGGGPLLMRLYFVRGGVRVWLSSWLETGGWPIIFVPLAAAYFRRRAAEGPSARLVLMDPFLFVASAVIGVLTGLDDYLYAYGVARLPVSTSALLLATQLGFTALFAFLLVRQLFTSYSINSIFLLTMGAGVLAMHSSSDRPKGESNREYYAGFFMTLGAAVLYGFILPLVELMYKKAKQAITYSLVLEIQLVMCFFATVFCTIGMLVNKDFQAIPREARNFELGEARYYVVLAWNAIVFQFFFLGAIGVIFYSSSLFSGIVIAVLLPITEILG from the exons ATgaggctcctcctcctcgcgCTCAACTGCGCCATGCTCTCCGTCGGCGCTGGCGGCGGGCCCCTCCTCATGCGCCTCTATTTCGTCCGCGGCGGCGTCCGCGTCTGGCTCTCCAGCTGGCTCGAGACGGGCGGCTGGCCCATCATCTTCGTCCCCCTCGCCGCGGCCTACTTCCGCCGCCGCGCCGCCGAGGGCCCCTCCGCCCGCCTCGTCCTCATGGACCCCTTCCTCTTCGTCGCCTCGGCCGTCATCGGGGTCCTCACGGGCCTTGACGACTACCTCTACGCGTACGGCGTGGCGCGGCTCCCCGTCTCGACGTCGGCCCTGCTCCTCGCCACGCAGCTGGGCTTCACGGCCTTGTTTGCATTCCTCCTGGTGAGGCAGCTGTTCACGTCGTACTCGATCAACTCGATATTCCTGTTGACGATGGGTGCCGGGGTGCTGGCGATGCACTCGAGCAGCGACCGGCCGAAGGGGGAGTCGAACCGGGAGTACTATGCGGGGTTCTTCATGACGCTCGGGGCGGCGGTGCTGTACGGGTTCATACTACCGCTGGTGGAGCTGATGTACAAGAAGGCCAAGCAGGCGATCACGTACTCGCTGGTGTTGGAGATTCAGTTGGTGATGTGCTTCTTCGCCACCGTTTTCTGCACCATCGGCATGCTGGTCAACAAGGACTTCcag GCGATTCCTAGAGAAGCCAGGAACTTCGAGCTCGGAGAAGCCCGGTACTACGTGGTGCTCGCGTGGAACGCGATCGTCTTTCAGTTCTTTTTCTTGGGAGCCATAGGAGTCATCTTCTATTCTTCCTCCCTGTTCTCAGGGATTGTCATCGCCGTTCTCCTCCCGATCACAGAGATCCTTGGG
- the LOC125313862 gene encoding protein TRACHEARY ELEMENT DIFFERENTIATION-RELATED 7A-like isoform X2, translated as MSLSLIDFPSFLLQLLIEIKRAYSFITLYRRNMSYPYYSPPPPPPACDFAAPPPPPPPTPACDFGIPPPPSSPYNVHPPPKPSPALWSSPPQHSHHDHRKPPPPPAHRHTHPKSPPPPPPYSPHHSHPKPSPPKNHHEPPPSGPSPPPSYPESPPTPSPYPSAPSPMQHTPPASSSPYKPPPQEIPPPHSSRAPTPTPSYPPTSPSSAPPPDLTSPPTPTPTTNSPIPPPPHSTPPPPPPPVPTPNPGSQPPRSPPSSSPTSPISQPPTKPASAPGPSKSSSRPPKSSPPKASPPYNNLAPPPNNVYTPPIYGGPSPHRSLTPSSSALPPLPPSSGGGNHTTVIAVCVSLGGVFILAFLALGLFCLAKKKKPVMAPAEAAAAACVDVEEQEVVHEVITTGPCGEQSATVDIEDVIEIHAAGGAETGSGVGIVAAGAQASCELRPTGGSCHDGSGRNSNC; from the exons ATGTCCCTTTCTCTCATTGATTTCCCATCCTTCTTATTGCAATTGTTGATAGAAATTAAAAGAGCATATTCTTTTATCACTCTGTACCGTCGCAATATGAGCTATCCATACTATTCTCCTCCGCCGCCACCTCCTGCTTGCGACTTTGCCGCGCCgccacctccgccgccgccaactCCAGCATGTGATTTTGGCATTCCACCTCCTCCGTCTAGCCCCTATAATGTTCACCCACCACCGAAACCATCGCCTGCGTTGTGGTCATCTCCACCACAGCACAGCCACCATGACCATCGTAAGCCTCCGCCTCCACCAGCCCATCGCCACACCCATCCAAAgtcacctccacctccaccgccaTACTCTCCCCACCATTCCCACCCAAAACCA TCGCCACCCAAAAACCACCATGAACCACCACCATCAGgtccatcaccaccaccatcttATCCTGAATCACCACCAACTCCCTCTCCCTATCCAAGTGCACCATCACCAATGCAACACACTCCTCCAGCATCTTCCTCTCCATATAAGCCACCACCACAAGAAATTCCGCCGCCGCACTCAAGCAGAGCTCCAACTCCCACGCCATCCTATCCACCTACGAGCCCCAGCTCTGCACCACCGCCTGATCTCACGTCGCCCCCAACCCCAACTCCTACCACCAACAGTCCTATTCCACCACCACCTCATTCgactccacctccacctccacctccagtACCAACACCGAACCCTGGCTCACAGCCGCCGCGATCACCACCTTCCTCCTCTCCCACTTCTCCAATCAGCCAACCGCCGACAAAGCCAGCAAGTGCGCCAGGCCCTTCTAAGAGTTCAAGCCGACCACCAAAATCATCACCCCCAAAAGCATCACCACCCTACAACAATCTCGCGCCTCCTCCAAATAATGTGTACACCCCGCCCATCTATGGCGGGCCATCGCCGCACAGATCACTAACCCCGTCATCCTCGGCTCTTCCTCCACTACCTCCTTCCTCTGGAGGAGGGAACCACACCACAGTGATCGCGGTATGCGTGTCGCTAGGTGGCGTCTTCATTCTGGCGTTCCTCGCACTGGGGCTCTTCTGTTTGgctaagaagaagaagccggTGATGGCCCCTGCAGAAGCAGCAGCCGCTGCTTGCGTGGATGTGGAGGAACAAGAAGTAGTCCATGAGGTTATAACAACCGGGCCGTGCGGAGAACAGTCGGCGACAGTCGACATCGAGGACGTCATCGAAATTCATGCAGCGGGTGGTGCAGAGACCGGCTCTGGGGTCGGTATAGTTGCTGCTGGGGCTCAAGCTTCTTGCGAACTTCGGCCGACCGGTGGTTCGTGCCATGACGGTTCGGGACGTAACAGCAACTGCTGA
- the LOC125313862 gene encoding protein TRACHEARY ELEMENT DIFFERENTIATION-RELATED 7A-like isoform X3, which produces MSLSLIDFPSFLLQLLIEIKRAYSFITLYRRNMSYPYYSPPPPPPACDFAAPPPPPPPTPACDFGIPPPPSSPYNVHPPPKPSPALWSSPPQHSHHDHRKPPPPPAHRHTHPKSPPPPPPYSPHHSHPKPSPPKNHHEPPPSTPSPYPSAPSPMQHTPPASSSPYKPPPQEIPPPHSSRAPTPTPSYPPTSPSSAPPPDLTSPPTPTPTTNSPIPPPPHSTPPPPPPPVPTPNPGSQPPRSPPSSSPTSPISQPPTKPASAPGPSKSSSRPPKSSPPKASPPYNNLAPPPNNVYTPPIYGGPSPHRSLTPSSSALPPLPPSSGGGNHTTVIAVCVSLGGVFILAFLALGLFCLAKKKKPVMAPAEAAAAACVDVEEQEVVHEVITTGPCGEQSATVDIEDVIEIHAAGGAETGSGVGIVAAGAQASCELRPTGGSCHDGSGRNSNC; this is translated from the exons ATGTCCCTTTCTCTCATTGATTTCCCATCCTTCTTATTGCAATTGTTGATAGAAATTAAAAGAGCATATTCTTTTATCACTCTGTACCGTCGCAATATGAGCTATCCATACTATTCTCCTCCGCCGCCACCTCCTGCTTGCGACTTTGCCGCGCCgccacctccgccgccgccaactCCAGCATGTGATTTTGGCATTCCACCTCCTCCGTCTAGCCCCTATAATGTTCACCCACCACCGAAACCATCGCCTGCGTTGTGGTCATCTCCACCACAGCACAGCCACCATGACCATCGTAAGCCTCCGCCTCCACCAGCCCATCGCCACACCCATCCAAAgtcacctccacctccaccgccaTACTCTCCCCACCATTCCCACCCAAAACCA TCGCCACCCAAAAACCACCATGAACCACCACCAT CAACTCCCTCTCCCTATCCAAGTGCACCATCACCAATGCAACACACTCCTCCAGCATCTTCCTCTCCATATAAGCCACCACCACAAGAAATTCCGCCGCCGCACTCAAGCAGAGCTCCAACTCCCACGCCATCCTATCCACCTACGAGCCCCAGCTCTGCACCACCGCCTGATCTCACGTCGCCCCCAACCCCAACTCCTACCACCAACAGTCCTATTCCACCACCACCTCATTCgactccacctccacctccacctccagtACCAACACCGAACCCTGGCTCACAGCCGCCGCGATCACCACCTTCCTCCTCTCCCACTTCTCCAATCAGCCAACCGCCGACAAAGCCAGCAAGTGCGCCAGGCCCTTCTAAGAGTTCAAGCCGACCACCAAAATCATCACCCCCAAAAGCATCACCACCCTACAACAATCTCGCGCCTCCTCCAAATAATGTGTACACCCCGCCCATCTATGGCGGGCCATCGCCGCACAGATCACTAACCCCGTCATCCTCGGCTCTTCCTCCACTACCTCCTTCCTCTGGAGGAGGGAACCACACCACAGTGATCGCGGTATGCGTGTCGCTAGGTGGCGTCTTCATTCTGGCGTTCCTCGCACTGGGGCTCTTCTGTTTGgctaagaagaagaagccggTGATGGCCCCTGCAGAAGCAGCAGCCGCTGCTTGCGTGGATGTGGAGGAACAAGAAGTAGTCCATGAGGTTATAACAACCGGGCCGTGCGGAGAACAGTCGGCGACAGTCGACATCGAGGACGTCATCGAAATTCATGCAGCGGGTGGTGCAGAGACCGGCTCTGGGGTCGGTATAGTTGCTGCTGGGGCTCAAGCTTCTTGCGAACTTCGGCCGACCGGTGGTTCGTGCCATGACGGTTCGGGACGTAACAGCAACTGCTGA
- the LOC125313862 gene encoding leucine-rich repeat extensin-like protein 3 isoform X1, producing MSLSLIDFPSFLLQLLIEIKRAYSFITLYRRNMSYPYYSPPPPPPACDFAAPPPPPPPTPACDFGIPPPPSSPYNVHPPPKPSPALWSSPPQHSHHDHRKPPPPPAHRHTHPKSPPPPPPYSPHHSHPKPPPPHHRQIPPPTSYNHHGYHSPPPPQHPNHPTSAPPPCNDHHPIHPTPPTSPPKNHHEPPPSTPSPYPSAPSPMQHTPPASSSPYKPPPQEIPPPHSSRAPTPTPSYPPTSPSSAPPPDLTSPPTPTPTTNSPIPPPPHSTPPPPPPPVPTPNPGSQPPRSPPSSSPTSPISQPPTKPASAPGPSKSSSRPPKSSPPKASPPYNNLAPPPNNVYTPPIYGGPSPHRSLTPSSSALPPLPPSSGGGNHTTVIAVCVSLGGVFILAFLALGLFCLAKKKKPVMAPAEAAAAACVDVEEQEVVHEVITTGPCGEQSATVDIEDVIEIHAAGGAETGSGVGIVAAGAQASCELRPTGGSCHDGSGRNSNC from the exons ATGTCCCTTTCTCTCATTGATTTCCCATCCTTCTTATTGCAATTGTTGATAGAAATTAAAAGAGCATATTCTTTTATCACTCTGTACCGTCGCAATATGAGCTATCCATACTATTCTCCTCCGCCGCCACCTCCTGCTTGCGACTTTGCCGCGCCgccacctccgccgccgccaactCCAGCATGTGATTTTGGCATTCCACCTCCTCCGTCTAGCCCCTATAATGTTCACCCACCACCGAAACCATCGCCTGCGTTGTGGTCATCTCCACCACAGCACAGCCACCATGACCATCGTAAGCCTCCGCCTCCACCAGCCCATCGCCACACCCATCCAAAgtcacctccacctccaccgccaTACTCTCCCCACCATTCCCACCCAAAACCACCTCCGCCGCACCACCGCCAGATACCGCCACCAACATCGTACAATCATCATGGCTATCACAGCCCTCCCCCTCCTCAACACCCCAACCATCCAACGTCGGCCCCACCACCATGCAATGATCACCACCCTATCCATCCAACCCCACCGACATCGCCACCCAAAAACCACCATGAACCACCACCAT CAACTCCCTCTCCCTATCCAAGTGCACCATCACCAATGCAACACACTCCTCCAGCATCTTCCTCTCCATATAAGCCACCACCACAAGAAATTCCGCCGCCGCACTCAAGCAGAGCTCCAACTCCCACGCCATCCTATCCACCTACGAGCCCCAGCTCTGCACCACCGCCTGATCTCACGTCGCCCCCAACCCCAACTCCTACCACCAACAGTCCTATTCCACCACCACCTCATTCgactccacctccacctccacctccagtACCAACACCGAACCCTGGCTCACAGCCGCCGCGATCACCACCTTCCTCCTCTCCCACTTCTCCAATCAGCCAACCGCCGACAAAGCCAGCAAGTGCGCCAGGCCCTTCTAAGAGTTCAAGCCGACCACCAAAATCATCACCCCCAAAAGCATCACCACCCTACAACAATCTCGCGCCTCCTCCAAATAATGTGTACACCCCGCCCATCTATGGCGGGCCATCGCCGCACAGATCACTAACCCCGTCATCCTCGGCTCTTCCTCCACTACCTCCTTCCTCTGGAGGAGGGAACCACACCACAGTGATCGCGGTATGCGTGTCGCTAGGTGGCGTCTTCATTCTGGCGTTCCTCGCACTGGGGCTCTTCTGTTTGgctaagaagaagaagccggTGATGGCCCCTGCAGAAGCAGCAGCCGCTGCTTGCGTGGATGTGGAGGAACAAGAAGTAGTCCATGAGGTTATAACAACCGGGCCGTGCGGAGAACAGTCGGCGACAGTCGACATCGAGGACGTCATCGAAATTCATGCAGCGGGTGGTGCAGAGACCGGCTCTGGGGTCGGTATAGTTGCTGCTGGGGCTCAAGCTTCTTGCGAACTTCGGCCGACCGGTGGTTCGTGCCATGACGGTTCGGGACGTAACAGCAACTGCTGA
- the LOC115749865 gene encoding protein DETOXIFICATION 27-like, translating into MGSIDSEREGMSSSQPLLPESSPKSKDREEEDDSRDLKTRVWIETKKLWQIVGPAIFSRVSSYSMNIISQAFAGHLGEVELAAFSIANTVIVGFNFGLLLGMGSALETLCGQAFGAKRYRMLGIYMQRSWIVLFCCCFVLLPVYVFAAPLMRLLGQPDDVAEMTGVAAAWMIPLHFSFAFQFPLQRFLQCQLKNPVIAWVSLAALIFNVLFSWLAVYVFGFGIVGLSVVLDISWWILVLGLFGYTACGGCPLTWSGFSTEAFSGLWEFLKLSAASGVMLCLENWYYRILILLTGYLQDATVAVDALSICMSINGWEMMIPLAFFAATGVRVANELGAGNGQGAKFATKVSVAQSTIIGIVFFALIMIFHDKFAYIFTSSEDVLEEVDQLSLLLGVTILLNSVQPILSGVAVGSGWQAYVAYINLGCYYVVGLPLGLLLGWWAGWGVMGMWGGMIFGGTLIQTVILAIVTIRSDWDKEAKKAAERVNKYSTWKPEIDEPKDSADGDSRGGYTRSQESIVGQLKP; encoded by the exons ATGGGAAGCATCGACAGTGAGCGAGAGGGCATGAGCTCCAGCCAACCCTTGCTGCCGGAATCGTCCCCGAAGAGCAAGGAccgggaggaggaggacgacagCAGGGACCTCAAGACCAGGGTCTGGATCGAAACCAAGAAGCTATGGCAGATCGTCGGCCCCGCCATCTTCAGCCGCGTCTCCTCCTACTCCATGAACATCATCAGTCAGGCCTTCGCCGGCCACCtcggcgaggtcgagctcgccGCCTTCTCCATCGCCAACACCGTCATCGTCGGCTTCAATTTCGGCCTCCTG CTCGGGATGGGGAGCGCGCTGGAGACGCTGTGCGGGCAGGCCTTCGGGGCGAAACGGTACCGCATGCTCGGCATCTACATGCAGCGATCGTGGATCGTCCTCTTCTGCTGCTGCTTCGTGCTGCTCCCCGTCTACGTGTTCGCCGCGCCTCTCATGAGGCTACTCGGCCAGCCCGACGACGTGGCGGAGATGACGGGGGTGGCAGCGGCGTGGATGATCCCGCTCCACTTCAGCTTCGCCTTCCAGTTCCCGCTCCAGCGGTTCCTCCAGTGCCAGCTCAAGAACCCGGTGATCGCGTGGGTCTCCCTCGCCGCCCTCATCTTCAACGTGCTCTTCAGCTGGCTCGCGGTCTACGTGTTCGGGTTCGGGATCGTGGGGCTGTCGGTGGTGCTCGACATCTCGTGGTGGATCCTGGTCCTCGGGCTGTTCGGGTACACCGCCTGCGGGGGGTGCCCGTTGACTTGGTCGGGTTTCTCGACGGAGGCCTTCTCGGGGCTCTGGGAATTCCTCAAGCTCTCGGCGGCGTCCGGGGTCATGCTCTG CTTGGAAAACTGGTACTATCGAATTCTGATACTCCTTACCGGATACCTACAAGATGCGACGGTCGCGGTGGATGCTTTGTCAATCTG CATGAGCATTAATGGCTGGGAGATGATGATCCCACTTGCGTTCTTCGCCGCAACCGG GGTTCGGGTGGCGAACGAGCTGGGCGCTGGGAACGGCCAGGGCGCCAAGTTCGCGACCAAGGTTTCCGTGGCTCAGTCGACTATAATCGGCATCGTCTTCTTCGCTCTGATCATGATATTTCACGACAAGTTTGCGTACATATTCACGTCGAGCGAGGACGTCCTCGAAGAGGTCGACCAACTCTCCCTCCTCTTAGGAGTCACGATCCTCCTTAACAGTGTCCAACCGATCCTGTCAG GAGTAGCAGTAGGATCGGGATGGCAAGCGTACGTCGCGTACATAAATCTAGGGTGCTACTACGTTGTCGGGCTCCCGCTCGGATTACTTTTGGGATGGTGGGCTGGTTGGGGTGTCATG GGCATGTGGGGTGGTATGATATTTGGTGGCACCTTGATCCAGACAGTGATCTTGGCGATCGTAACAATACGCTCGGATTGGGATAAGGAG GCTAAGAAAGCTGCCGAACGGGTGAACAAGTACTCAACCTGGAAGCCCGAAATCGACGAACCAAAGGACAGCGCCGATGGAGATAGCCGCGGCGGCTACACCCGCTCGCAGGAGTCTATTGTCGGGCAGCTGAAGCCTTGA
- the LOC115749874 gene encoding putative clathrin assembly protein At4g40080, which yields MGQRKKLRDIVGAMKDRGSLVRASLSTKPAVSAARSTVIRATTHKSAAAPAEHRVAALLSLGLGSDITASACVRYLTGRLRRTRNAFVALKCLFALHSIMIHRSSHDRNLCLYSFSFEGKGFLNLLKFNDGFDREAKEYSSWVRWYAASLEQSLTASRALGYVLSSSSSLSPSSRSQVKSEYKREKIRAATSSDLIRELEVLVSCLEQVSDVPESLHLQKHDLVHGVVRSVCQDYRMIRREVFSRVEELGGDERLGSLSLGHLTRLLIALGRIEDYRAKLISLFANKANRDGLWDLIAQTEKKICGLIRGSDRGLMVVPGGAWQPRQDRFPSNALTTVW from the coding sequence ATGGGGCAGCGGAAGAAGCTCAGAGACATCGTAGGCGCTATGAAGGACAGAGGATCGCTCGTCAGAGCGTCCCTCTCCACGAAGCCCGCCGTATCCGCCGCGCGCTCCACCGTCATCCGCGCCACCACCCACAAGTCCGCCGCCGCCCCTGCGGAGCACCGCGTCGCCGCCCTCCTCTCCCTCGGCCTGGGATCCGACATCACCGCGTCCGCGTGCGTCCGGTACCTGACAGGCCGCCTCCGCCGCACGCGGAACGCCTTCGTCGCGCTCAAATGCCTCTTCGCGCTCCACAGCATAATGATCCACAGAAGCTCCCACGACCGGAACCTCTGCCTCTATTCCTTTTCCTTCGAGGGGAAGGGATTCCTCAACCTGTTGAAATTCAATGACGGCTTCGACAGGGAGGCGAAGGAGTACTCGTCCTGGGTGAGATGGTACGCGGCGTCACTCGAGCAGAGCCTCACTGCTTCTCGCGCTCTGGGCTacgttctttcttcttcttcttctttgtctccATCTTCACGTTCTCAAGTGAAAAGCGAATACAAACGAGAGAAGATTCGAGCAGCCACGAGCTCGGACTTGATACGAGAGCTCGAAGTCCTCGTGAGCTGTCTCGAGCAAGTGAGCGACGTCCCAGAGTCGTTGCATCTTCAGAAGCACGATCTGGTACATGGGGTCGTGCGATCGGTGTGTCAAGATTATCGGATGATCCGGCGCGAAGTGTTCTCGAGAGTGGAGGAATTGGGTGGCGACGAGAGATTAGGGAGCTTGAGTCTCGGCCATTTGACTCGGCTGCTGATCGCGTTGGGGCGAATTGAAGATTACAGAGCGAAGCTGATTTCGCTGTTTGCGAACAAGGCGAACCGCGACGGGTTGTGGGACTTGATCGCGCAGACGGAGAAGAAGATTTGTGGTCTCATACGAGGGAGCGACCGGGGTTTGATGGTCGTCCCCGGCGGTGCTTGGCAGCCACGGCAGGACAGGTTTCCCTCTAATGCTTTGACGACTGTTTGGTGA